One window of the Magnolia sinica isolate HGM2019 chromosome 19, MsV1, whole genome shotgun sequence genome contains the following:
- the LOC131234946 gene encoding probable aldo-keto reductase 2 yields MGSGKGGVGRMKLGSQGLEVSVQGLGCMGMSAFYGPPKPEPDMISLIHHAVRSGVTFLDTSDIYGPFTNELLLGKALKGIRKDVELATKFGISFIEGNRVIRGDPAYVRASCEASLKRLDVDCIDLYYQHRIDTRIPIEITIGELKKLVEEGKIKYIGLSEASASTIRRAHAIHPITAVQLEWSLWTRDVEEEIVPTCRELGIGIVAYSPLGRGFFSSGPKMIDNLSDGDFRKILPRFQAENVEHNAHIFECVNEMATKKGCTPSQLALAWVHHQGSDVCPIPGTTKIENFNQNIGALSVKLTPEEMSELESFASADAVKGDRYGGTVSTWKESETPALSSWKGE; encoded by the exons ATGGGGAGTGGGAAAGGAGGAGTTGGGCGGATGAAGCTGGGATCGCAGGGTCTTGAGGTGTCTGTTCAAGGGCTGGGATGCATGGGCATGTCTGCCTTTTATGGCCCACCCAAACCCGAGCCTGATATGATCTCTCTCATCCATCACGCCGTCCGTAGTGGCGTTACCTTCCTCGACACCTCCGACATATACGGCCCTTTCACCAACGAACTCCTCCTCGGAAAG GCCCTTAAAGGGATAAGGAAAGACGTTGAGCTGGCTACCAAGTTTGGGATCAGTTTCATTGAGGGGAATAGGGTGATACGTGGGGATCCCGCTTATGTCCGGGCCTCCTGCGAAGCTAGCTTGAAAAGACTTGATGTTGATTGCATTGACCTTTATTACCAGCACCGCATCGACACTAGAATTCCCATCGAGATTACG ATTGGGGAACTCAAGAAGCTAGTTGAAGAAGGAAAGATAAAATACATAGGGCTATCTGAGGCCTCTGCTTCGACGATCCGGAGAGCACATGCCATTCACCCAATAACTGCAGTACAGTTGGAGTGGTCCTTGTGGACAAGAGATGTAGAGGAAGAAATAGTTCCTACTTGTAG AGAGCTGGGCATAGGGATCGTTGCATACAGCCCTCTGGGGAGGGGCTTCTTTTCATCAGGGCCTAAAATGATTGATAACTTGTCAGACGGGGACTTCCGAAAG ATTCTACCAAGATTTCAAGCTGAGAATGTGGAGCACAACGCCCATATATTTGAGTGCGTAAATGAAATGGCGACGAAGAAGGGGTGCACACCTTCACAGCTGGCATTGGCTTGGGTCCACCACCAAGGCAGCGATGTATGCCCAATACCGGGCACCACCAAGATTGAAAACTTCAACCAGAACATCGGAGCTTTGTCTGTGAAGCTCACTCCAGAAGAGATGTCTGAGCTTGAATCCTTCGCTTCAGCAGATGCAGTAAAGGGCGATAGATACGGAGGTACAGTATCTACTTGGAAGGAGTCAGAGACTCCCGCTCTCTCTTCGTGGAAAGGTGAGTAA